In Methanothrix sp., a genomic segment contains:
- a CDS encoding AAA family ATPase codes for MRSIQKTQAKPQGAKPERRKAIGARFILLRPAGYPLKSIFQECPSVSDARLFELYAREQWYGEEVNPGCYLFDRRLYPDYAFQVVKAYPRNSVVGFQTTIKVEQKAEAKKKVSYDVSFEDVVGQEMAKRKVKIVERYLQDPERFGRWAPHNILFYGVSGTGKTMIAKALSTRAGVPMLAVKSTSLIGEFVGEGARQIHSLYEKAEEMAPCIIFIDELDAIALDRRYQDLRGDVSEMVNSLLTEMDGISSRLGICTIAATNQIEVLDASVRSRFEEEIEFKLPDEDERLQILQKNACTLPLEMEGVDLKGIARQTEGFSGRDLVEKVLKAALHHALMDECNITQQHLEETISRARREFRQPPFEMFS; via the coding sequence GTGCGATCGATCCAAAAGACCCAGGCCAAGCCTCAGGGAGCAAAGCCGGAGAGGAGAAAAGCAATCGGGGCAAGGTTCATCCTTCTGCGCCCAGCCGGCTATCCCTTGAAGAGCATTTTTCAGGAGTGCCCATCCGTCTCCGATGCCAGGCTCTTTGAGCTATATGCTCGGGAGCAGTGGTATGGTGAGGAGGTAAACCCCGGATGCTACCTCTTCGACCGCAGACTCTATCCTGACTATGCCTTCCAGGTGGTTAAGGCCTACCCCAGGAACTCGGTGGTCGGTTTCCAGACCACCATCAAGGTGGAGCAGAAGGCAGAAGCGAAGAAAAAGGTCAGCTATGATGTCTCCTTTGAGGATGTAGTGGGGCAGGAGATGGCCAAACGGAAGGTGAAGATCGTGGAGAGGTATCTCCAGGACCCGGAGAGGTTCGGGCGCTGGGCACCACACAATATCCTCTTCTATGGGGTCTCTGGCACTGGGAAGACCATGATCGCCAAAGCCCTATCCACCCGGGCGGGAGTGCCAATGCTGGCTGTCAAGTCCACCAGCCTGATCGGGGAGTTCGTGGGAGAGGGCGCAAGGCAGATCCACAGCCTCTACGAGAAGGCGGAGGAGATGGCCCCTTGTATAATTTTCATCGATGAGCTGGATGCTATCGCCCTGGACAGACGGTATCAGGATCTGAGGGGAGATGTCTCTGAGATGGTAAACTCCCTGCTCACAGAGATGGATGGAATATCCAGCCGGCTGGGCATCTGCACCATTGCCGCCACCAATCAGATAGAGGTCCTGGATGCTTCCGTACGCTCTCGCTTTGAAGAGGAGATCGAGTTCAAGCTGCCGGATGAAGATGAACGCCTGCAGATACTGCAGAAGAATGCCTGCACCCTTCCCCTGGAGATGGAGGGTGTGGATCTGAAGGGGATTGCCAGACAGACGGAGGGCTTCTCAGGACGGGATCTGGTGGAGAAGGTCCTCAAGGCAGCGCTGCATCATGCCCTGATGGACGAATGCAACATCACTCAGCAGCATTTGGAGGAGACAATATCGAGAGCGCGCCGGGAATTCCGTCAGCCTCCGTTTGAGATGTTCTCATAA
- a CDS encoding amino acid-binding protein — protein sequence MWQEILDKFRRFPAQEKVIRLILQRGFQINDQARVVSGQIEIPHAQIAKELEVDRRVVDTTAQAIREDELLWKVFENVRSMIYLGEVAPALGLGVIEIAPVDAAKTGLLGDVASAVASYGLSIRQAVSDDPYFVESPKLTIITEGKIPGDLVILLKEIEGVKRVTVY from the coding sequence ATGTGGCAGGAGATTCTGGATAAGTTTAGGAGGTTTCCCGCGCAGGAGAAGGTGATCCGCCTCATCCTGCAGAGGGGATTTCAGATAAATGATCAGGCCCGGGTGGTATCAGGCCAGATCGAGATCCCTCATGCTCAGATTGCAAAGGAGCTGGAGGTGGACAGAAGGGTCGTGGACACCACAGCCCAGGCCATTCGCGAGGATGAGCTCCTCTGGAAGGTCTTTGAGAATGTGCGCTCTATGATCTATCTGGGAGAGGTGGCTCCTGCCCTGGGGTTGGGAGTTATTGAGATCGCGCCGGTGGATGCTGCCAAGACTGGACTTTTGGGTGATGTAGCCAGTGCCGTGGCCAGCTACGGCCTCTCCATCCGCCAGGCGGTATCGGACGATCCCTACTTTGTGGAGAGCCCAAAGCTCACCATCATCACTGAGGGAAAGATCCCAGGCGATCTGGTGATTCTTCTCAAGGAGATCGAGGGCGTAAAGAGGGTGACTGTGTATTAA
- the ala gene encoding alanine dehydrogenase has product MEVLWLTEKEVRSLLTMDDAIAAVQKAFLDHGMGRTQMPSKSYLHLPDHNGDLRCMPAYLEGQDMAGVKIVNVHPGNPLIGLPTVMALLILHSPHTGEPLAIMGATYITSMRTGAAGAIAAQYLARPDSHVIGMIGAGAQARTQLQGLSRHFQIDQVNVFDSFADRARAFAEDVLGFLKCDCIAVAGPEEACECDILVTTTPSRQPVVRNEWVRPGTHINAIGADAVGKQELESALLKRAKIVVDDIVQSVHSGEVNVPISEGILHREEIHAQIGEVLAGKKPGRVSSEEITIFDSTGLGIQDVATGHAVYEKALLSSMGRRLEMA; this is encoded by the coding sequence ATGGAAGTGCTCTGGCTCACAGAGAAGGAAGTAAGGTCGCTTTTGACCATGGACGATGCTATAGCTGCCGTCCAGAAGGCTTTTCTTGATCACGGAATGGGAAGAACGCAGATGCCATCCAAGTCCTATCTGCACCTGCCTGACCATAATGGCGACCTGAGATGTATGCCCGCCTATCTCGAGGGGCAGGACATGGCCGGGGTGAAGATCGTCAATGTCCATCCGGGAAATCCACTGATCGGTCTTCCTACAGTGATGGCCCTCTTGATATTGCATTCACCCCATACTGGCGAGCCTTTGGCGATTATGGGCGCGACCTATATCACCAGCATGCGCACCGGTGCTGCTGGTGCCATCGCCGCCCAATACCTGGCCAGGCCGGATTCTCATGTGATAGGCATGATCGGGGCGGGGGCCCAGGCGCGAACGCAGCTTCAAGGCCTCTCCCGCCACTTCCAGATCGATCAAGTGAACGTCTTCGATAGCTTTGCCGATCGGGCCAGGGCTTTTGCAGAGGATGTCCTGGGATTTTTAAAATGCGATTGCATTGCAGTCGCAGGGCCAGAAGAGGCCTGCGAATGCGATATCCTGGTCACCACCACCCCCTCGCGCCAGCCAGTGGTCAGGAATGAATGGGTTCGTCCGGGAACGCACATCAACGCCATCGGTGCAGATGCTGTCGGCAAGCAGGAGTTGGAATCAGCTCTCCTGAAGAGGGCCAAGATAGTAGTGGATGATATCGTTCAATCCGTCCATTCCGGCGAGGTCAACGTCCCCATCTCAGAGGGAATCCTCCACCGAGAGGAGATCCACGCCCAGATCGGCGAGGTATTGGCGGGCAAAAAACCCGGAAGGGTCAGCAGTGAGGAGATCACCATCTTCGACTCCACTGGCCTGGGGATTCAGGATGTGGCAACGGGTCATGCAGTCTATGAGAAGGCTCTGCTCTCCAGCATGGGGAGAAGGCTGGAGATGGCATGA
- the nifB gene encoding nitrogenase cofactor biosynthesis protein NifB: MSEESYPVANVRGEEIPYDPEQLRRISEHPCFSEKACHSFGRMHLAVAPKCNIQCKYCIRDFDCVNESRPGVTSQVLKPKEALERVDQVLEKYHYIKVVAVAGPGEPLANEETFETLRLVGEKYPNIILCISTNGLLLPDKIQELDRLGVCNITVTLNAIDPEIGQQIYDYVIYEGKRYEGLEAAELLCRQQLKGIEEAVRLRKIIKVNTVIIPGINDKHIIDIAHKIKSMGVFIHNIMPLIPQYKFAHIKPPSLEEKRKLQDELGKIIKQMKHCRQCRSDAIGKLGRDVQQEFESRTKEQA, encoded by the coding sequence ATGAGTGAAGAGAGTTATCCCGTTGCCAATGTGAGGGGAGAGGAGATCCCCTACGACCCAGAGCAGTTGAGGAGGATATCAGAGCATCCCTGCTTCAGTGAGAAGGCCTGCCACAGCTTCGGCAGGATGCATCTGGCTGTAGCTCCTAAATGCAATATCCAATGCAAATACTGTATCAGAGACTTCGACTGCGTAAACGAGTCCCGTCCCGGTGTCACCAGCCAGGTTTTAAAGCCGAAGGAGGCTTTAGAGCGGGTCGATCAGGTGCTGGAGAAGTACCACTACATAAAGGTGGTGGCAGTGGCAGGTCCGGGCGAGCCTCTGGCCAATGAAGAGACCTTCGAGACCCTGCGCCTGGTGGGCGAGAAGTATCCTAACATAATTCTCTGCATCAGCACCAATGGGCTGCTTCTGCCTGATAAGATTCAGGAGCTGGACCGCCTGGGCGTATGCAATATCACAGTCACTTTGAATGCCATCGATCCGGAGATTGGCCAGCAGATATACGATTACGTGATATATGAGGGCAAGAGATATGAGGGTCTGGAGGCGGCGGAGCTCTTATGCCGGCAGCAGCTCAAGGGCATTGAGGAGGCTGTGAGGCTGAGGAAGATCATTAAGGTCAATACCGTTATCATTCCCGGGATCAATGATAAGCATATCATCGATATCGCTCATAAGATCAAGTCCATGGGGGTCTTCATCCATAATATAATGCCTCTCATCCCCCAGTACAAGTTCGCTCACATCAAGCCCCCATCGCTTGAGGAGAAGAGAAAGCTTCAGGATGAGCTGGGGAAGATCATCAAGCAGATGAAGCACTGCCGGCAGTGCCGTTCAGATGCCATCGGAAAGCTCGGACGCGATGTGCAGCAGGAGTTCGAGAGCAGGACAAAGGAGCAGGCCTGA
- a CDS encoding signal recognition particle subunit SRP19/SEC65 family protein has protein sequence MPDKSKIVIWPLYFDAARSRDEGRMVSRELAIKEPNLDMIITASIKSGFKPEIEREKRHPRTWHRPEAAGRILVAKTGSKSAILKKIAGSLRAKYKKQAAVKRI, from the coding sequence ATGCCTGACAAGAGCAAGATTGTGATCTGGCCGCTGTATTTCGATGCTGCTCGCTCTCGCGATGAGGGGCGGATGGTCTCCAGAGAGTTAGCCATCAAAGAGCCCAATCTGGATATGATCATTACTGCATCCATCAAATCAGGGTTCAAGCCAGAGATCGAGAGGGAGAAGAGGCATCCCAGGACCTGGCACCGCCCGGAGGCGGCTGGAAGAATACTGGTGGCAAAAACCGGCTCCAAGTCGGCCATATTAAAAAAGATCGCCGGATCTTTGAGGGCGAAATACAAGAAACAGGCCGCTGTCAAACGAATTTGA
- a CDS encoding histidinol phosphate phosphatase domain-containing protein has translation MIDLHTHTTFSDGELIPSELVRRAEIKGYTAIGITDHADYTNIEHIISCVSKVKYLEGILDIRILPGVELTHVPPQRIAPLADLARKLGAEIVVVHGESPVEPVRPGTNRAALEAGVDILAHPGFITLEEAQMARENGVCLEITARSGHNITNGHVVQMAVQAGARMVVDTDAHAPGDLIDSERAVQIAFGAGLPLRKAEDIVWNHAIIR, from the coding sequence ATGATCGATCTGCACACCCATACAACATTCAGTGATGGCGAGCTCATACCCAGCGAGCTGGTGCGCCGGGCAGAGATCAAGGGCTATACCGCCATTGGAATAACCGATCATGCTGATTATACCAACATAGAGCACATCATAAGCTGTGTCTCCAAGGTCAAATATCTGGAGGGTATACTGGATATCAGAATCCTTCCCGGGGTGGAGCTGACTCATGTCCCCCCCCAGAGGATTGCGCCTCTGGCAGATCTGGCCCGCAAGCTGGGAGCGGAGATCGTGGTCGTCCACGGAGAGTCCCCGGTGGAGCCCGTCCGCCCTGGCACCAACCGGGCCGCCCTGGAGGCAGGGGTGGACATACTCGCTCATCCCGGCTTCATAACCCTGGAAGAGGCACAGATGGCCAGGGAGAACGGCGTCTGCCTGGAGATAACAGCCCGCTCCGGTCATAACATCACCAACGGCCATGTGGTGCAGATGGCAGTTCAGGCCGGGGCGAGGATGGTGGTGGATACAGACGCCCATGCCCCTGGAGATCTCATAGATAGCGAAAGGGCGGTTCAGATTGCATTTGGCGCGGGACTGCCTCTCAGGAAGGCGGAGGATATCGTCTGGAACCATGCGATTATAAGATGA
- a CDS encoding DUF2209 domain-containing protein: MSGRHSVQGRYMMVCAVLSAQVSPNFIEKVHSVRLVPRIAEALDIDVIASLISDACLCLPGTIVAERGDFYNLEVWRAQSILGRDFKYPETIAERTAIELAHHISLAGRRLITARWPDD; the protein is encoded by the coding sequence ATATCAGGCCGTCATTCTGTGCAGGGCAGATACATGATGGTCTGTGCTGTCCTATCTGCCCAGGTATCACCTAATTTTATTGAAAAGGTCCATTCGGTCAGGCTCGTTCCCCGCATCGCCGAGGCTCTGGACATCGATGTGATTGCGAGCCTGATAAGCGACGCCTGCTTATGCCTTCCGGGAACTATTGTTGCGGAGAGAGGGGATTTCTACAACCTGGAGGTATGGAGGGCACAGAGCATCCTGGGAAGGGACTTTAAGTATCCCGAGACCATAGCGGAGAGGACGGCCATAGAGCTGGCTCATCATATCTCCCTGGCGGGAAGAAGGCTTATCACTGCTCGATGGCCAGATGATTAA
- the hflX gene encoding GTPase HflX: MKEEKTAVLLLRENPVNPGDPYRMKELRGLANAAGYLVLDEIIQRRERDHRFQIGRGKIEEALSCHPKKLIFYNPLSPTQVFNIRSEFPVQVLDRFNLILEIFASRASTREAKLQVELARLSYDAPQVREELSFRKRSEQPGFRGAGAYEQSMYHDIRGRMAKIRAELKEVEAMGEERRKRRRDLGFDLIALAGYTNAGKSTLLNALTGSEVDALDQPFTTLSPTTRALEVNGRRALLTDTVGFIDDLPHFLIKAFHSTLSEISRADLVLLVADLSDPLELLRRKLVASHKALWDCQVTAPMITVLNKMDQMDELDAQMKIDQIEDLASNPVMVSAHSSQGLSKLKQCIYQLLPPLKKYQIRLPYTSQSFGELSRLYQTSELLDVSYEDELVLSLRGRAKDVARLSKRAKDEPAE; encoded by the coding sequence ATGAAGGAGGAGAAGACCGCCGTTCTTCTCTTGCGGGAAAATCCTGTCAATCCAGGAGATCCCTACAGGATGAAAGAGCTTCGAGGCCTGGCAAATGCTGCCGGCTACCTGGTCCTGGATGAGATAATCCAGCGGCGAGAGAGGGACCACCGCTTTCAGATCGGCAGGGGAAAGATAGAGGAGGCCCTCTCCTGCCATCCAAAAAAGCTGATCTTCTACAACCCTCTCAGTCCCACCCAGGTGTTCAACATTCGCAGCGAGTTTCCGGTTCAGGTCCTGGACCGGTTCAACCTCATCCTTGAGATCTTCGCCTCCCGTGCTTCCACCAGAGAGGCCAAGCTGCAGGTGGAGTTGGCCCGTCTGAGCTATGATGCCCCTCAGGTGAGAGAAGAGCTCTCCTTCAGGAAGAGGAGTGAGCAGCCGGGCTTTCGAGGCGCAGGCGCCTATGAGCAGTCGATGTACCATGACATCAGGGGCAGGATGGCAAAGATCAGAGCAGAGCTTAAGGAGGTGGAGGCGATGGGCGAGGAGAGGAGAAAGAGACGCAGAGATCTGGGCTTCGATCTCATCGCCCTGGCCGGTTACACCAATGCCGGCAAGAGCACCCTGCTCAATGCCCTCACCGGCTCTGAGGTAGATGCCCTGGATCAGCCCTTCACCACCCTCTCGCCCACCACCCGGGCCCTTGAGGTCAATGGCCGCAGGGCATTGCTCACCGATACAGTGGGGTTCATCGATGATCTGCCGCATTTTCTGATCAAGGCCTTTCACTCCACCCTCTCCGAGATCTCCCGGGCTGACCTGGTCCTCTTGGTCGCCGATCTCAGCGATCCTCTGGAGCTGCTCAGGCGTAAGCTGGTGGCATCTCACAAGGCCCTCTGGGACTGCCAGGTGACAGCTCCCATGATCACCGTCTTAAACAAGATGGACCAGATGGATGAACTCGATGCCCAGATGAAGATCGATCAGATAGAAGATCTCGCCTCCAATCCGGTTATGGTCTCAGCCCACTCCTCTCAAGGGCTGAGCAAGCTTAAGCAATGCATCTATCAGCTTCTGCCGCCATTGAAGAAATACCAGATCAGGCTTCCTTATACCTCCCAGAGCTTCGGTGAACTCTCCCGCCTCTACCAGACCAGTGAGCTTCTGGATGTGAGCTACGAGGACGAGCTGGTCCTGAGCCTGCGGGGAAGGGCAAAGGATGTAGCCCGGCTGAGCAAAAGGGCAAAGGACGAGCCGGCAGAGTGA
- a CDS encoding UPF0280 family protein, translated as MADILRERFHLKESIVTICARDGEHIDAARESIIRQRSYIEDFIGNDPFFMLTLEPYEPSGKDPPDIVRQMIETSAIIGVGPMACVAGAIAGFAVQAMIDAGATYAIVDNGGDICILNDEPAVVGIYAGSSPFRDIALEIPARSSPLGICTSSGTVGPSISFGCADAATVISEDVALADAAATALGNAVQANGSLMECFDAVDRPGIDGALLIRGEEMALWGSLPPLLRAHVSEERITRA; from the coding sequence ATGGCAGATATCTTGCGTGAGCGCTTTCATCTGAAAGAGAGCATAGTCACCATCTGCGCTCGAGATGGAGAGCACATCGATGCCGCCAGGGAATCGATCATCAGGCAGCGCTCCTATATCGAGGATTTCATAGGGAATGATCCTTTTTTCATGCTAACCCTGGAGCCTTATGAGCCTTCAGGAAAAGATCCGCCGGATATTGTCAGGCAAATGATCGAAACCAGCGCCATTATCGGCGTCGGCCCCATGGCCTGTGTGGCTGGGGCCATTGCCGGCTTCGCTGTGCAGGCGATGATCGATGCAGGGGCGACTTACGCCATTGTCGATAATGGAGGAGATATCTGCATCCTGAATGATGAGCCGGCGGTGGTGGGGATATATGCTGGAAGCTCCCCATTCAGGGATATCGCCCTCGAGATCCCTGCCCGCAGCAGTCCTCTTGGCATCTGCACCAGCTCGGGAACAGTCGGGCCGTCGATATCCTTTGGCTGTGCTGATGCAGCCACAGTCATATCTGAGGATGTGGCTTTGGCAGATGCTGCTGCTACGGCGCTCGGAAATGCTGTGCAGGCGAATGGATCGCTGATGGAGTGCTTTGATGCCGTCGACAGGCCGGGGATTGATGGTGCCCTCCTGATCAGAGGAGAGGAGATGGCACTGTGGGGAAGTCTCCCTCCCTTATTGCGTGCTCATGTGAGCGAGGAGAGGATTACAAGAGCCTGA
- a CDS encoding non-histone chromosomal MC1 family protein has translation MAETRNFALRDKKGNEIGVFTGKQPRQAALKAANRGHKDIRLRERGTKKVHIFVGERVQVKKPKGAPAWMPNQIWKPKVKKIGVEKLDEI, from the coding sequence ATGGCCGAAACCAGAAATTTTGCCCTCAGGGACAAAAAAGGCAATGAGATCGGGGTCTTCACGGGGAAACAACCCCGGCAAGCAGCTTTAAAGGCAGCGAACAGGGGCCATAAGGATATAAGGCTCAGAGAGCGAGGAACAAAAAAGGTTCACATATTTGTGGGTGAAAGGGTTCAGGTTAAAAAGCCTAAGGGCGCGCCTGCCTGGATGCCCAACCAGATCTGGAAGCCAAAGGTAAAGAAGATCGGTGTGGAAAAACTGGATGAGATCTAG
- the cofC gene encoding 2-phospho-L-lactate guanylyltransferase, with translation MLRPMHVVIPFKAKGGKSRLSPVLGPAERRSFSRAMLKDVLAAVAVFGQGKRTILSDLDFDPEEMGIDAEVLPSDLELNDALNSLISQQAGLGWPSDMLIVMADLALLREKEIRDILNCPGDVVLCPGRGGGTNMILIRSPEFRTCYRGLSFPRHIAYAQQTGLRLTVFESFRGSCDIDEPQDLTEVLLHNNGEAKMALEMMGFHLTPSSRSTPERHPLKSDKIKKG, from the coding sequence ATGCTTCGACCGATGCATGTGGTCATCCCTTTCAAGGCCAAAGGGGGAAAGAGCAGGCTCTCGCCGGTTCTCGGACCGGCGGAGAGGAGGAGCTTCTCTCGTGCCATGCTAAAGGACGTTCTGGCAGCGGTAGCAGTCTTCGGTCAGGGCAAGAGGACCATTCTCTCCGATCTGGACTTCGATCCAGAGGAGATGGGAATTGATGCTGAGGTGTTGCCGTCGGATCTGGAGCTGAACGATGCCCTCAACTCCCTGATATCACAGCAGGCAGGCCTCGGATGGCCATCGGATATGTTGATTGTGATGGCTGATCTGGCTCTCTTGCGGGAGAAGGAGATCAGAGATATCCTCAACTGCCCAGGAGATGTGGTCCTCTGCCCGGGGCGGGGGGGAGGAACCAATATGATACTCATTCGCAGCCCTGAATTCCGGACATGCTACCGGGGCCTGAGCTTTCCCAGGCACATCGCCTATGCTCAGCAGACGGGGCTGAGGCTCACTGTATTCGAGTCCTTTCGAGGGAGCTGCGATATCGATGAGCCGCAGGACCTGACCGAGGTTCTTTTGCATAACAATGGCGAGGCAAAGATGGCTCTGGAGATGATGGGTTTTCATCTCACTCCGAGCAGCAGGTCAACTCCAGAGCGCCACCCTCTAAAAAGCGATAAGATCAAAAAAGGTTGA
- a CDS encoding coenzyme F420-0:L-glutamate ligase yields the protein MSEPAASLKGFLIRGLPVIKEGDDIPALLRSLFDLQDGDVLCLASTIVAKAEGRVRDLSEYQPDSHAVEIARELGKDPRFVQAVFNESSDVLIERPFLLVATRFGHIGVNAGIDQSNVGDEKILLLPEDPSASARRIRQALGKDCAVIITDTCGRPFRSGVAGVAVGWAGIAALRDWRGEIDIHGRPLNITQEAIVDEIAAAANLLMGEAGDATPAVVFRGLIYPRTGGSLFREKENDIIRPRLKA from the coding sequence ATGTCCGAGCCAGCAGCAAGTCTAAAGGGGTTTCTGATTCGCGGTCTGCCGGTTATAAAGGAAGGAGACGATATTCCGGCGCTGCTCCGATCTCTATTCGATCTCCAGGACGGGGATGTCCTCTGCCTTGCCAGCACCATAGTGGCCAAAGCAGAAGGCAGGGTGAGGGATCTGAGTGAGTACCAGCCAGACAGCCATGCAGTCGAGATCGCCCGCGAGCTGGGAAAAGATCCCAGATTTGTGCAGGCGGTCTTTAATGAATCAAGCGATGTATTGATTGAGCGGCCATTTCTGCTGGTTGCCACCCGCTTTGGCCATATCGGGGTCAATGCCGGCATAGATCAGTCCAATGTGGGTGACGAAAAGATACTGCTGCTGCCAGAAGATCCCAGCGCCAGCGCCCGCAGGATCCGCCAGGCTCTGGGCAAGGACTGTGCAGTCATCATCACTGATACCTGTGGCCGCCCCTTCCGGTCAGGCGTTGCCGGCGTGGCAGTGGGCTGGGCAGGGATTGCTGCTCTGCGAGACTGGCGTGGCGAGATCGACATACATGGACGCCCCCTCAATATCACCCAGGAGGCGATTGTGGACGAGATTGCTGCTGCTGCAAACCTGCTGATGGGGGAGGCAGGAGACGCTACCCCCGCTGTGGTCTTTCGAGGGCTGATCTACCCCCGCACTGGAGGCAGCTTGTTCCGGGAGAAGGAGAACGATATAATCCGGCCCCGATTGAAGGCCTGA
- a CDS encoding translation initiation factor IF-2 subunit beta, translating into MDDYLAGLDRAMKKMPATRESKERFVIPSAKVFYEGKTTVLENFGAIADTLNRDPEHLMKYLLQEMGTAGKIEGQRGIFQGKFGENAIARQIESYFEEYVVCTECRLPDTHLIKSDRVLTLKCDACGAHRPVRKRKATAAIQKDVIEEGETYELRIESVGNKGDGIAKVDKYLIFVPGTIKGEIVRAKIKKISGTLAFADVVERKGKVS; encoded by the coding sequence ATGGACGATTATTTAGCGGGCCTGGATAGGGCCATGAAGAAGATGCCCGCCACCAGAGAGTCCAAGGAAAGGTTTGTCATTCCTTCAGCAAAGGTATTCTATGAGGGCAAGACCACCGTCCTGGAGAACTTTGGTGCTATAGCTGATACTCTGAATCGCGATCCTGAGCATCTGATGAAATATCTCCTCCAGGAGATGGGCACTGCCGGGAAGATCGAGGGGCAGCGAGGGATCTTTCAGGGAAAGTTTGGCGAGAACGCCATTGCCCGCCAGATAGAATCTTACTTCGAAGAGTATGTTGTTTGTACTGAATGCAGGCTGCCTGATACTCATCTCATCAAGAGCGATCGCGTGCTAACGCTCAAATGTGATGCCTGTGGTGCCCACCGCCCTGTGCGCAAGAGAAAGGCGACAGCAGCAATCCAGAAGGATGTCATCGAAGAGGGAGAGACCTATGAGCTGCGCATCGAATCTGTGGGCAACAAGGGCGATGGCATAGCAAAGGTGGACAAATATCTCATCTTTGTGCCCGGCACTATAAAGGGAGAGATAGTCCGGGCCAAGATCAAGAAGATCAGCGGAACACTGGCCTTTGCTGATGTTGTGGAGAGAAAGGGCAAGGTGTCCTAG
- a CDS encoding 50S ribosomal protein L16, producing the protein MTRKPASMYRRHERPYTRREYMGGVPGSKVVHYDMGNLHEDYPLKLTLVVMEPCQIRHTALEAARVAANRYLVKQMGRTNYNLKLRTYPHHVIRENKQATGAGADRVSSGMRMAFGKAVGTAARVEAGQKLFTLGVPLQYFNDAKEALRRAGHKLPTPIKIIVESGQELIR; encoded by the coding sequence TTGACACGCAAACCAGCAAGCATGTACAGAAGGCATGAACGACCCTATACCCGGAGAGAGTATATGGGGGGCGTTCCCGGAAGCAAAGTGGTTCATTATGATATGGGAAATCTGCATGAGGACTATCCCTTGAAGCTGACACTGGTGGTCATGGAGCCCTGCCAGATCAGGCATACAGCTCTGGAGGCAGCAAGGGTCGCAGCCAATCGTTACCTTGTAAAGCAGATGGGCAGGACCAATTACAACCTCAAGCTCAGGACATACCCCCATCATGTCATTCGCGAGAACAAGCAGGCCACCGGCGCGGGAGCAGACCGGGTCTCCAGCGGAATGAGGATGGCCTTTGGCAAGGCAGTGGGAACAGCAGCCAGAGTTGAAGCTGGCCAGAAGCTGTTCACCCTGGGAGTGCCTCTTCAATACTTCAACGATGCCAAGGAAGCATTGAGGAGAGCTGGACATAAGTTGCCGACACCCATTAAAATCATCGTGGAATCCGGTCAAGAGCTGATAAGGTAA